The following nucleotide sequence is from Chryseobacterium sp. CY350.
GACCAGAAGTGGAATGCTGACAAAACCAATGTTGGCAAGATTCGGGATTCAGAGCAGATTAGAATATTATTCGATTGAATTACTTTCAACAATTATTATCAGAAGTGCAAGAGTTTTGGGTGTGACGATTTATGAAGATGCCGCAATTGAAATTGCCAGAAGAAGTCGTGGTACACCGAGAATTGCAAACGCTTTATTGAGAAGAGTTCGTGATTTTGCGGAAATAAAAGGAAATGGTGAAATTGAAATTAACATCACTACTTATGCCTTAAATTCTTTAAATGTAGACGAATTTGGTTTGGATGAAATGGATAATAAAATCATGCGTGTCATGATTGAAAACTTTAAAGGGAAACCTGTAGGAATCTCTGCGTTGGCAACTTCAATTGCAGAAAATCCTGAGACTTTGGAGGAAGTTTATGAACCGTTTCTGATTCAGGAAGGATTTATCATCAGAACGCCAAGAGGACGAGAAGTGACAGAAAAAGCTTATCGTCATTTAAATATTGCGATACCGAGAAATCCGGGAGAATTATTTTAATATGTTTATACCTAAAATTTACCGAAGTGAAGATGATCATTTGATGAGAGAAATCATCAAAGAAAATGCTTTTGCTTTATTGATTTCGTCAAAGGATAAAATTAGAGCAACGCATTCTATGATGATGCTTAACGAAGATGATCCAGAGAAAATTTATATTGAAACCCATATTTCTAAAGCCAATCCGCAGGCAAAAATTCTGCTGGATGAGGATGAAGTTCTATGCGATTTTTTAGGAGCGCACACGTATATCTCAAGCAGCTGGTATAATCATTTGAATGTTTCTACCTGGAATTATGAGGCTGTTCAAATTTATGGGAAAATTAAACTCATGAATAAGGAAGAACTTTATAATCATCTTGAAAAACTAACTACAAAATACGAGCAAACTCAGAAATGCCCGGTATTCGTAAAGGATATGGGTAAAGAATTTGTAGAAAAGGAAATGAAAGGTGCTTTCGGAATTAAAATATTTCCTACCGAAATTTATATCAATCAAAAACTGTCTCAAAACAGAAAAGAAGCAGATTATCAAAATATTATTTCTAATCTGGAACAATTCGGCGATGAAAACAGCAGAAAAATTGCTGATAAAATGAAATCAATAAATTAAAATAACAAAAATTATATGAAACTATATCCTATCCAATGCGGAAAATTCAAGCTCGACGGCGGAGCGATGTTTGGAGTCGTCCCGAAGAGTCTGTGGGAAAAAACCAATCCGGCAGACGAGAAAAATTTAATTGAGTTGGGAACCCGATCTTTACTAATTGAAGATGGGAAAAAATTAATTCTCGTAGACTGCGGTCTAGGAAATAAACAGGATGATAAATTCTTTGGCCATTATTCTCTGTGGGGCGATGATACTTTAGATAAGAATCTAAACAAATTTGGTTTTGTTAAGGATGATATTACCGATGTATTTTTAACGCATTTACATTTTGACCACTGCGGTGGCGCGATCGAATGGAATGACGATAAATCTGGTTACAGACCTGCGTTTAAAAATGCTCAGTTCTGGACGAATGAAAATCACTGGAAGTGGGCGACAGAGCCAAACGCAAGAGAAAAAGCAAGTTTTTTAAAGGAAAATATTTTACCAATTCAAGAAAGCGGCCAACTCGGATTTCTGCCACTTCCAGCTAATGGAAATTATGGTTTTTCTCCGGATCTTAAAATGGATGTCATCTTTGTAGATGGTCACACCGAAAAGCAAATGCTTCCCGTGATTCAGTATCAGGAAAAAACGATTGTTTTTGCTGCAGATTTGATTCCG
It contains:
- the ruvB gene encoding Holliday junction branch migration DNA helicase RuvB, encoding MPDFLHPDKENFSDDELIQEEKIRPQSFKDFAGQRKTLENLEVFVAAAKNRGGALDHVLLHGPPGLGKTTLSNIIANELGVNCKITSGPVLDKPGSLAGLLTNLEENDVLFIDEIHRLSPIVEEYLYSAMEDYKIDIMLETGPNARSVQISLNPFTLVGATTRSGMLTKPMLARFGIQSRLEYYSIELLSTIIIRSARVLGVTIYEDAAIEIARRSRGTPRIANALLRRVRDFAEIKGNGEIEINITTYALNSLNVDEFGLDEMDNKIMRVMIENFKGKPVGISALATSIAENPETLEEVYEPFLIQEGFIIRTPRGREVTEKAYRHLNIAIPRNPGELF
- a CDS encoding FMN-binding negative transcriptional regulator, whose translation is MFIPKIYRSEDDHLMREIIKENAFALLISSKDKIRATHSMMMLNEDDPEKIYIETHISKANPQAKILLDEDEVLCDFLGAHTYISSSWYNHLNVSTWNYEAVQIYGKIKLMNKEELYNHLEKLTTKYEQTQKCPVFVKDMGKEFVEKEMKGAFGIKIFPTEIYINQKLSQNRKEADYQNIISNLEQFGDENSRKIADKMKSIN
- a CDS encoding MBL fold metallo-hydrolase translates to MKLYPIQCGKFKLDGGAMFGVVPKSLWEKTNPADEKNLIELGTRSLLIEDGKKLILVDCGLGNKQDDKFFGHYSLWGDDTLDKNLNKFGFVKDDITDVFLTHLHFDHCGGAIEWNDDKSGYRPAFKNAQFWTNENHWKWATEPNAREKASFLKENILPIQESGQLGFLPLPANGNYGFSPDLKMDVIFVDGHTEKQMLPVIQYQEKTIVFAADLIPTAGHIPQVYVMGYDTRPLLTVEEKAKFLKQCVDNDYLLFFEHDAHHELASLKMTEKGVRLDETFSFNEVFGY